The Homalodisca vitripennis isolate AUS2020 chromosome 7, UT_GWSS_2.1, whole genome shotgun sequence DNA segment ccccctcccactccttcccccccccccactcccccccgaccccccccccaccccccccccaaccccaccccccaccccacccctTCCCCTCCCCAGCACCCTACCCTCCCTTCAACCCACCCCCGCCTCACCCGCCCCCGGCTCGCCCCCCCGCACCATCCCCCTCAAACCTCCCCACACCCccccagcccccccccccccatccccttccaaaaccccccccccccccccacagccTCCCCCCCCCAACCGTCTCCCCCACCACCGCGACCCCCAAGCCCCCTCCCGCCTCCCGCACCCCTACATCACTATACCCAGGCCCACCAAGTCCCCAATCCCCACCCCAACCCCCCCACACACCCAccccccatcccccccccccccctcaccaccCCCCGCCCGcgcgcgccccccccccccccaccccaccccccccaccccccccgtCCCCCCCCACGCCCCAACCCCCAGACTCCCCCTCCCTCCCCCACCCCCTTCAGCCCCCCTCCCCCACTCCACCCCACAACCTCTCTCTAACCGTGACTCCCTCCTTCCCATCCCCACGTGTGCGTGTGCCCCCCCACCTCATCCCACCCAAACATATCGCACTCCCCCACGCCCCGCCAGCGAATGTCACGACGAACCCACCAACCTTCcgccaccccccccacccccccgcCACACCCCACCCCACCACTCCCCCCACCCCCCAGACTCCACCCGccaccccccccctccccccacccccccttCCCCACACCCCCACCCACAACCCCTGTCCCCACCCGGACCCCCACacatccaccccccccccctacacCCCACAACCCCACCCCCGTCACCCGCGCCCCCCTCCCTacccccccacccaccccaccccccccccacacctcCACTCCCCTCCCTCCCCAACCCCCCCACCCCCTACCctcccccccacacccccccctcccccccccccgatcccccccacccccctcccCCTACAACCCCCCACACCCCGCCCCCCCCCCTAAACACCCCccccctcctccccccccccccaccccccagtcgcccccccccccccacccccaccccgcCCCCGCACACCCTCCCCACCACCCCCCCCaacccacacccccccccccacccccgcACTTCTCCCCTCCCCGCTCCCTCCACCCGccccccccccaacccacccCCCACCAGCCCCCCACCCCAACCACGACCACCCCCAACACCCCACCAGACCCCCTTtccacacacccccccccccccaccccctccccccccctcacccccccACCCAGACATCCACCCAACCCACCGACAACCCCCCCCCGCCCCCACCACCAGCCCACCCCCCCCCAGACCCCCCCGCACTAAGGCCCACCCCcacaccccctccccccccaccccccccaccccacccccccgcccccccctccttccacccccccccccacaccccccgccACCACCCCCTCcgcccccccctcccccctccccccacccctcccccttacccccccccccaacgcACCCTCAACCCCATCAAACACCCTCCCCACCCGCCACCCCCccaccgcccccccccccccccctcgccCCCCACACGCCCCACATACACCCCAAGACCCCACCACACACCCCTCCCACCCCCCACAACCTCGACCCACAAATCCACACGCCACCAACACCCCCAAACCACACATCATACCACCTCGGAGCACCCCCCACCACAACAAATCAACTACATTCAACCCCACCGCACAACAAAACTCTCACGACCTCAAATCCAAACCTCACGACGACCCCCAATACACACCACACCCCACACAGCCCCCCCCTCAACTCCACAACCCAACCGCAcacaccccccccaccccaactCCCAAACAACACACCCCCGcctaccccaaaatttttttcatttgggggggaaaaaaacaaagaaaaaaactttCCCCCCACCAACCACCCAAATGCGAAGCACCCACCGGCTACCCAAACACCCACTCTCCCACACCGTAACCAACCACAAACCCCCCCCAACAAaccacacacacacgcacatcaACACCCAAGCCCACCCCACCCAACCACACATTccacaccacccccccccccctcctaccCACAAAACGCCCCCAACTCCCCTTGCCCCCCCCATACCTCCAActatgaaatacaattttccaCCCTCACCACACCTACCCACCCAAACACGCCACTAAACCCAACAACCCCACAACCACACCCACCCCCACGCCACCCCACACACTGAAAGCCACCCCCCCTCTCTCCCAATCCCGCAAACCAACTCACCCCacccaccacacacacacaccagcaCCCCCGACACACCCCAACACACACCACCCCCAACGCCCACACTCACACGCCTCAACAGCCCGAAAACACACCACGAGCACACCCCAAAATGTCACACACCAAACACACCCCGACACAACACCCCCTCTAATACCCCCGCCAAACAGCAACCAAACAAAAGCACCCACAATTTTCTTAACCAACCAGACACCCAAGCCCCCGCTCCCACTCCAAACACAATTAGACAACCACAACCAAGCCTCACCGAACACCAAAATTGCAAATCCCATCCCAAAATTAGCTAAtctaaaattcattaataaacgACCCCCAAACCATTTTTTTTACCCCGACCTTGccaattaaattgtattacatcaaATGAACAGATCTAAAAATATGAATACCGAACTTATTATAAGCCTTATGTTTTGTaatgaaacaaacaatacaatcagtctaatttaatttataatgaaacacAGAGTATGAACgccaaatgtttttaaaaaagcaTTGTAAACAATGGAAACcacttatactttattaaaattcaataggttttaaataaacaatacattattacaaaataaatttttttattaacaatcttgAGCTTGAAACATTTGGACACAAAGTAACACAAATATCTTCACTACATATCGTACCTTTGTTTAGATTAAAGGGTATAAAAACCCTATTGCATTTTCCCTCTAAACACACAAGCTTTTTAGGAGACGCGAAGGTAAGGACGCACTTTTacgtttgtatacattttttgcCTACACTATATGTCCTTTAGTCTATGGTTTTTTTAAGTTCAATAGTtggttacttaaaaaattaataaaaagctgCATCCAATAAAATTAAAGACTTCTAAGTTTTAAACTATGTCATATTCCTTCTAAAATGTACCAAATGTTCTTACACTAACAATTCTAAATTAATCGCGTCATCCAACACAAGTAACCTTTTTAGTTTCGTGTATAACATTTTTCTTCACATTTCTTGGTAGTGTATCTACGGAGTCTTATTCCTTACATAAGGGCATAAACCCATGATCAAGGGGAGTATTATTAGAACAAATTAATATAGATGAATATCCGTTATGCAAACTTTGAGAACGATTGTGAGGGGTTTTGGCCCAAGCTCCATTTTAGACTACGCTACGTCCAAAGGGTCATCCACAAACTGCCTTTACCAACATACGGGATAGTGTCAAACATTTCCCATCTCTACTTTCACAACTGCTACTTACAGCAGAAGTACTTTATACTATCttacatttttaatccaaaaatataGCTACTCTTTCTCACGAATGGAAAACTGAACTTTTCTAAAGCATTATTTATACCACAATATCTAAGAGTATGTCACCAAACTAGACAGCGTTAATGAaaaaaccccaccccccccccttcgTTATATAAcacattgaaatgtttaattttaaattaaacccaaATATTTCTTAGCGGTCTATCTcttctacaattttttttttgtcaaaaatcaAGAAACATCAAAAAGGGTTTTTAATcattctttaaactttttataacagATCTTACACATCATCAATTCATCAAACTAGTTCTCTAGTACACTTGTCACAccaaaatttttatgaatgatACTTTTTCTTATtgttcttcaaaattaaatttttactaacttAGAAGTTTTCTTAATCGTCTATCGTATACACCCCAATGAAATTATGAAACTATATAGTGAAAACACagctaaatacaatattttactccttGTCGgcaatacaacaatatttattatttcaataaataaatacactatatattacaatttttttaatgaggtCACTAAGATTTAATAATATGCTATCTccacattataaaaatttttacatattcaaaataaacgttttagaTATAgtaatttgaatgaattaaaaaaaaaaatgtattttggtaTTTATCTAATCTATCATTAAATATCCACTAGCGTAAATTCTAAATATTCTCGtcattttactaatttttcaacatatagatttttcatctttttcattcaacacatataaaaattggaaaaacatTCTTATGCCCACTAAATATCATGCTTTTGCgatataataaatctataaatgttaTGACTAAACcataatcttttaaattgttatagaCTTTTGCGAACATAAAATTTCTTCACTGCGTGTCTGTCATCATAGAGAAATACATGTTTCTTCGAAACTACTACccacatatatgtgtgtgtgtgtgtgtagtgcgTGTGCGATGCGACTGTCTGAGTGTGAGTGGTGTGTGATTTTGTGACTTAGGTTttctcgtgtgtgtgtgtgtgtgtctgtgtgtgtgtgttgtgtgtgttgtgagtgtgtgtgtgtgtgtgtgtgtgttgtttggtcatggtgtgtatgtgtatgtgtggtcgtgctgtgtgtgtgtgtatgtgtgtgtgagtctgagtgtgtgtgttgtgtgtgtgtgtgtgtgatctgGTGTGATGTTGTGTGTTGATGAGTGTATgctgtgtggtgtgtgtgtgagtgtgtgtgtgtgtgtgtgtgtatgtgtgtgtgtgtgtgtgtgtgtatgtgtgtgtgctgttgatgtgtgtgtgtggtggtgtgtgtgagtaagacaaataaaaataaattgggtTTTTACTTAATCTATCTATAATTCTCACAACTGTCCGGAGGAAGTCAAGAAACTTCCAGATTCCTGATTCATTGTGAACCTAAAAACGTAGTTTTATAGTCGATATAAAATCATTTTCTACTGACTAATCTACATCAAAGGCGTGTAAAACTTGTAAGgcgtattgtttttattatgatttttaaatcatGGTCAATAGTTTCTTATGTTGATGCTAAAAGTGAACTTAAACTAATGCTAACTCAACTCTTCTTCTTTTCACACTATCTTGCTTCCGTCTAACGTTACATTAGATTATAAATTCCCATATGGATTTTGATTTATAACAACGCAT contains these protein-coding regions:
- the LOC124366834 gene encoding LOW QUALITY PROTEIN: basic proline-rich protein-like (The sequence of the model RefSeq protein was modified relative to this genomic sequence to represent the inferred CDS: deleted 2 bases in 1 codon) translates to MPLNYVVDKTTCTSSRQFVAITASQRKQLVVSADMATLPQKSSDCFGAGYSNECGTPPPASRTPTSLYPGPPSPQSPPQPPHTPTPHPPPPPHHPPPARAPPPPTPPPPPPPSPPTPQPPDSPSLPHPLQPPSPTPPPPPTPPPHPTPPLPPPPRLHPPPPPSPHPPFPTPPPTTPVPTRTPTHPPPPPTPHNPTPVTRAPLPTPPPTPPPPHTSTPLPPQPPHPLPSPPHPPLPPPRSPPPPSPYNPPHPAPPPKHPPPPPPPPTPQSPPPPHPHPAPAHPPHHPPQPTPPPPPPPPPNPPPTSPPPQPRPPPTPHQTPFPHTPPPPPPPPPSPPPPPPPPPAHPPPDPPALRPTPTPPPPPPPPPHPPAPPSPPPPPHPPPPPPPPPPPPSP